DNA sequence from the Sediminibacillus dalangtanensis genome:
TTCCGGAAGCGGCGGCAGCCACGGTCTTGGCAGCTGTTCTATCTGCTGGGCTTCTGTATATTCGGCAATATAATCGATGACGGCATCCAGCTCGGTCGGTGTCTTCTCGATTTCTTGTTTGTTGTCCAGTCCACTTAAATCCTCGGTCAAGATATCGTACTGGCCGAGCTCGTTGATTGCATAAATCGTCGTGTCCACAAACTCATGGTCCTGTTTATCCGGTACATAATCGGCACCGCTCCAGGCGCTTTGGAACAATTCATAAATTTCATTGTTCCCCACTTGCAAGTAAGCGCGCCCAGGCAGCGTGATTTCCGCTGCGTCCGGTGTTTTCAGGATTTCGTTGGAATCTCCTTCGTTCTGTACCTTGAGTGCGAGCTTGAAATTGGAGTTGGACCAGATTTGATCGTCGACCACGCCGCTCGGTTTTTGCGTGGCGAGTATCAAATGAATCCCGAGTGAACGTCCGATCCGCGCCGTCGATACCAGCTCTTTCATAAAGTCGGGCTGCTCAGATTTCAATTCGGCAAATTCATCGGATATCAGGAACAAATGCGGCATTGGCTCGCTTGCCTCTCCCTGCTTATACAGCTTCTGATATTGATTGATATGGTTGACATTGTGCTCGCCGAACAGACGCTGTCGCTTCTGTAGTTCTGCTTTGATGGAAGCTAGCGCCCGCATCGACTGGGCCCGGTCCAGGTTGGTGATCGTTCCCACAAGATGCGGCAGATTCCGGAATAAATTCGCCATGCCGCCGCCTTTATAGTCGATCAGCAGGAAAGCGACTTCATGCGGGTGGAAATTGACACCAAGCGATAGAATGTACGATTGAATGATTTCCGACTTACCGGAACCAGTTGTACCGGCTACCAGTCCATGGGGACCGTGCGCTTTTTCATGCAGGTTCAGCTGGACGATGTCCTCTTTCCCGCGCAGTCCTAACGGTACGGCCAGGCTCTTATATGTCTCGTTTTTCACCCAGCGCTCGGCAATCGTCAATTCGTTCACTTTATCCACTCCATACATTTCCAGGAAGGTCACGCTTTCCGGAATGGAGTTCTTCAGGTTTTGCAAATGGTTGATCGGTGCCAGCGCCCGTGATACTTCCTCTTTATCAAAGCCTTGTGGAAAATGGTCTGGAGAAAAGTGTTTGTTAACGAGCTCGCCTTCTTCCAGCACAATCGTTCCGTTGTTGGCATCCCGTATATCGATGACCGTTTTGACATGCTCCGGCAAGGCGTGCATCACATCTTGCACGAATACGAGCGAAACGCCTAAATCACTTGGGTCTTCATTGAAGAATTCCATGATAGTATGATCAAGGATCATTTTTTCGTCCGTGATTAGGATGGCATAATGCGGAGAAAAATAGATTTTCTCCCTGTTGTTGTTCCCCTTTTCATCCAGTGTCTGCTTGCGCTCCTTCAGCACCTGATAAAGGGAATGAAGCACTTGGTCACGCGAGCGCTCATGGTAGACAAAGCCCCGTACGTTTACATCGCGGACACTTGCATGGGGAAGCCAGCGCATCCAGTCCCACTTTTCTTTTTCTTCTTCCGGAAAAATGGTGACAAACTGCAAATCATGATAGCTGTGGAACAAGGAAAGCTGCATGACCATCAGCTGAAGCTGTTCCAGGACAAGCGGCCGCTGTCCGATATAACCGACCGGCCCCTTCATCAGCGATGCCGGCACAGGGACATCTTTCAACGTTTGATATTGGGAAAGCAATTGCCGGGCTTCATCGACCAGTTCATCCTTCTCCTGGGTGAATTCTTCTTCATTGAATTCAATCGAAAAGCTTGTGTCGACTTCGCCAAGCCCTGTCCGGTAGTTCAGGAAGTCATGATGGTAAATCGTTTTTTCGTAAATGCGGGCTTGCACGCCGACTGCCATGTCGCGGATTTCATCCACGCAAGGATAATGGTAGGTCAAAGCATGGCGCTGCTCCTCTGTTGCTGAGTACAGCTCCTTCGTTTTCCGCTGCAAGTAGGCTTTATAGCTTGCTTCCCTTTCCTTCATGTCGGCATTGTACTTTTTCACATTCTTGATGTAGGACGTGATGGAGAAAATAATGGTGACGACCGTTACCGAAAGCATGACCATAATGTAAATGCCCCGTGGTTGAACCAGGGAAATCAGCACCAGCGCAACAACCATGACAAGCGGCGGCACGATCGTACGTGCCAGTTGTTCACTGGGCTTGGAAGGTTTGTTCGATGGCTTGGCGATGGTACGTTTTTCCTCTGGTTCCCGGTAAATGATCCGGGGAGAACGATGATAGTCCGGATACTCTTCTGTGTAAGGAGTGGCGACATGGACCAGTTCTACCAATTTACTTGTGAAACGCTGCCTGGAGGCAGTGATATGAATTTCATTTTCACCGATGGAAAACAAAAAGCCGTCAGTAAATAGCTGATCCCCCGGCAGGACAACCGCATGTTCGCTTCCGCCGGCAAAATTATGATAAACATTCCCCGTGGAAACTTCCAAAGCAAATGCGCCATCCTCCGGTATTCTTTTTAAAACAAAATCGGCTTCCGATTGACGCAGTGTGATGTCATCATAAGCATGGGTGCCGAATGTAACGATATCCTTGCCCGCTGTGTCGAATGCATGCATATCATTTGTATCGAGAAGAAAAGCATCGAGCTGCTCGTCAGCAACTTGTATGGATACATGCTCCTCTACCTTGTTTCCTTCGATGGTGCATCGCTTCCCATCCCATTGCCCTGACAGGGATCGTTCCATATCCGGAAACGCAAGTGCATCGGACCAATCCGGCCCGATTGTCACCTGTTTTGCTGCCGATTCGTGTAAATGGCATTTATGTAATTGTTGCCGATAAGTAACCATAAGTAGTTTTTCCGCCATCTGTTTCTCCCTCTCTAACCCTTTGGAAAATGGAACACATGAAGTCATTCATCTTTGTTTTCTGTTTGTTCCTGAGAATCGTTTTCCTGTTGTTCCTGTTGTTCCTCTTGCTCGCTTTGCGTATCGCTTGCTGGTTGTTCTTCTGGTTCGGTATCCGCATTGTCCTGTATAGCATCGCCGGCTTCATCTGAATCCAAATTGTATTCTTCGCGATAGCGATTCAGCTCATCCTGCAATTCGTTAACCAGTTCATCCCGTTCCGTTCCGGATAAATCGGGGTTGTTTTTCGCCTGTTCGATTTTTTTAATCAAGCCGTACATGATCAGCTGCGGGTCATCAATATACTTTGCCGTTTCAAGCGCCTGGTCGAAGTCTCCCCGTCCGTTATAAATCCAGTAAAGCAGATAATTCTCATCACTCTTCAAACTGACATTTTTGAGGATTACTTCCTTTTCCGACTCCGATAAGTTCTCGACATTAATGTAAGCATTGGCCAGGATATATTTAGTCTGCTGCGGCAGCTTTTCCGGATCTGCATCTTCCAGTGTCGAAATCACCCCGCTGTTGGAAGAGGCAAGGTATTCACCATGAGCTGCCAGCAAGTCATCCTGAAAAGGGACTTTCAATAGTCCATAGTAAACAACCGGGACAGCCAGCAGTACAGCCGCGACAATCATCCCGATGGAAAGCTGCTTGAAGAGCTTGAAGCGTTTTGTCGGAACCACAGACATCGTCTTTTCCGTTTTACGCTGCTCCTCTTCATAACTTTCCAGCAGATAGGCATGCAGCTCTTCCAGATCGTCTATCTCGCTCACTTTCCGCTGAAAATCGGTTTCTTTCACATCATTCAGCGAACCATTGTATAACTGGTCAAAATCGTATTTTTTGGAAAAGAGGGCGATGATAAAGCACTTATATTGCTTCAAAAACGAACTTTCTTCCATTTCATAAGGCGGGACAAGTCCGCGGATTCCGCGGTAAACGACTACTGGCATAAGATTGTCATCGAATACTACATTGTCCGGATGCAGAAAAACAGTAATTCTTGTCGATAGATAGCTTTCCAGCTTCCCCAAATTACATAGAAGCCTTAATTTTTCATTGCGCTGAAGCTTCAGAATTTGCTTCCATCGCTTTCTTCTGCTGTTCACTTGGAAATCAAACTGGAATGCATCTGCTTCTTCCTCGACCGTCAGCGGACAAAGGTATTCGGAAGGCTGCTGCATCAAATCCATCTGCCGGATATCCTTTATATTGGTTTGGGATTTTGGCAGCTTTAAATGCCAGCTGTTCTTTTCTATCACAAAGGGAAGTGACAGATGTTCAAACTGTAATGTCTTTTCCTTCATTTCAACTGACTCCTTTTGTCTAATAACCCTTATAATACAAGCAGGATATCTCCATCCGTCACAGGATAGTCGATTAACATATCATCGTCAGCAATCAGGAGATTCTTGGTCACCACCTTGATGCTGCTGCGGCTGTTTTCCTCAGAGGCTAAATTCAACGTTTCCATCACATATTGAAGCAATTGTTTTACAGAAACTTGGGAGGGGATACGAAGATCATAGACTCCGCCCCCGTCTATTCGTTTGCTGAAATCCATCGTCACGTTGATATGGGTGTCCTTTGCCATGCGTCAATCTCCTAACCAAGTGTTTTTTGCATCATGATGTAAAGTCCACCTGATAATAAAAGAACTGCTCCTGTCAAAACCATTAAAACAGTACTTCCAACGCCAGAGCTCTCTTCATCTGCTTGTATTTCTTCAGCATCCGCTGTTGTGGATGCAGTCACTGTATAAGTCTCTTCGAACAAAGCATTTCTGGTGGCATGCAGCGTTGTAACCGGCTCTTCCTCCATTGTAAACAGCTCTTCCTCTAATGCTTCCATCGATTGATTGTTTTTTTCTTCAACTTGCTTGATGGCTGTGAAGGTTTCTTCCGCAAATAGGTCAGGAAAAACCTTATCTAATTCTGTTTCCTTATTGGACTGGTTCTCCTTATTCTCCTGTTTGATTCGATCAACCTTCATTTTTAAAGAGCCATCACTCTCCGCATATACTGCCGGTGCTGCGTAAGTAGTCAGCACCAGCAGTGCGGCAGCAAGGAAAAAAGAATGTTTACCCAGCTTCTGCGTCGCTTTCATCGTCCATGTCCCCTTCATTGTCTGCACGGTGCAGGACAAATAAATTTGCTAAAACTCCCAGCACAGCTACTGCGATGATGATAAACAGTGACAATTGATAATTTGCTGTACCCTGCCAAATTTCCAACAGCAGGGATTCGACGTAATGGAGCGGCGAGTAAGTTTTCAAATAGTCGATGCCCGCCACACCGGAACCAAAGGCATTTTTACCGAAAAGGTACAGACTCAATACCATGAGCAGCAGGAACATTCCAATCATTTTCAACTGTCTCAACAAGTAAGTCGCAAGCAGCAGCATGCCGGTTATCAGGAGAATGATGACTCCTGTGAGCAACAATAGCGCTTTATCTGTCAACCCCATCGAGTAGCCGGAAACAACTCCGATGACAAGCCCCTCCAGCACCCCAATTCCAGCGGTAACCAGTGTAATTGGGGCATTCAAGCCTGCCAATGTTTTTTCTGCTTCAAATGGATTTCCTTCGCGGCGTTTCTGGTTGATTGTCGAGATGACATAAGCAGTGAACAACACGACGATAAAGCAAATCAACACAAGGTAATATGGTGTGAAAGTATTTTTTGTCGTTGTTGTGCCAACTTTGCTCATGGTCCCCTGGTTGCTCGCCTGTACCGGGTTGGACAGAAAGTCATATAACTCTTCGTTCTGCCTTTCCCCGACTCTGCTGTTCGCCAGCACACCTTTGAAATTCTCGGCGAATTCCTGGTCAGCCAGAAGCTTATTCGTCATGTCGACGGACAAGGTTTCCGCCTGGCTTACCAAGTCTGTACCGCTCTCCTGGATTTCCGTTGCCTGCTCATCGATTTGGTCGAATGTATCATAAACCGTCTCGGCAGAATTCAGGTTTCCCTGTGCCTGCTCGGAAAGGCTTTGACTTGCTGTAAGCAGTGGCTGAAACTCCTGATCCAATGCCATAATCGCTGTTTGTTCTTCTTCTTGATTGGTTTGCAGCTGTTTGTTGGATTCCAATAGCTGCAAGCTGTTTTCCCGCCATGCTTCAACATCGGCCAATGTGGCAGCAAGGTTCTTGTTAAGTCTTTCTGCCTCTTTAGCCGTCGTATTGATACGTTCGACAAGTTTGTCAGCATTCCGTTTGGCCTGTTGAACTTGGAATTGATAGGCAGTTATTCTGCTATGCAGGTTATCCCAAGGCTGTCGGATTTCTGCCGTGACATCATCCACGATTTTTTCAACGATATAGTCTTTTAGCAGATCTTTTATATCTTTTTCATTGAATAGATAATAGAGCGACTCCTCTGTTGCTAGTTCATGAAGGCTATCACTGTCCTTCAGTTTATCTAAGAAACCGTCTGAAGAAATATCAAAACCATAGTAAGCTTCAAAAGCTGAATATAACTTGTAATATGGAGCAACTTTGTTAATAGCTCCATTGAACAGTAGCTTAGTAGTATCATCCATTTTTTCCACAGGGGTTAGAACTGTTCGATTGATTTGATTATTAATTATCTCTACTACTTCAACTTCTGTTTCTTCTTCCGTTTTATCATTCGGTTTTTCTTCATTGCCAGATCCTGGTTCTTCTGTTTCAGGTTCTTCTGAATTTTTAGTTTCTTCTGTTTCAGGTTCTTCTGGATTATCACTTACTTCCGATTCACTATCAGTTACCTCTGCAGCCCCTTGCTCACTACTATTATCATTTTGATTCACTTCAGCATCTTCTTGAATCATCTCAGTTTCTGATTGAACTGATTCTCCCTCAGTATTAGAAACTGTAGTACTTGCAACTAAAGAAACATTCTTCTCTTGTAAAAATGCTGTATTTGGTTCATCTTCTTTTGTTATATTTTTTTGTGTCAAGTTCCATGTCCACTTGATGGGTTGATATATATCAATAGTGCTATTTTCTTTTAGCTTCAGGGTGACCTTGATATTAAATTTACCTTCCTCATTTGGAGAAAGATTAACTTTTCCTGTATCTCTATAAACATCAGTGTA
Encoded proteins:
- the essC gene encoding type VII secretion protein EssC, whose translation is MAEKLLMVTYRQQLHKCHLHESAAKQVTIGPDWSDALAFPDMERSLSGQWDGKRCTIEGNKVEEHVSIQVADEQLDAFLLDTNDMHAFDTAGKDIVTFGTHAYDDITLRQSEADFVLKRIPEDGAFALEVSTGNVYHNFAGGSEHAVVLPGDQLFTDGFLFSIGENEIHITASRQRFTSKLVELVHVATPYTEEYPDYHRSPRIIYREPEEKRTIAKPSNKPSKPSEQLARTIVPPLVMVVALVLISLVQPRGIYIMVMLSVTVVTIIFSITSYIKNVKKYNADMKEREASYKAYLQRKTKELYSATEEQRHALTYHYPCVDEIRDMAVGVQARIYEKTIYHHDFLNYRTGLGEVDTSFSIEFNEEEFTQEKDELVDEARQLLSQYQTLKDVPVPASLMKGPVGYIGQRPLVLEQLQLMVMQLSLFHSYHDLQFVTIFPEEEKEKWDWMRWLPHASVRDVNVRGFVYHERSRDQVLHSLYQVLKERKQTLDEKGNNNREKIYFSPHYAILITDEKMILDHTIMEFFNEDPSDLGVSLVFVQDVMHALPEHVKTVIDIRDANNGTIVLEEGELVNKHFSPDHFPQGFDKEEVSRALAPINHLQNLKNSIPESVTFLEMYGVDKVNELTIAERWVKNETYKSLAVPLGLRGKEDIVQLNLHEKAHGPHGLVAGTTGSGKSEIIQSYILSLGVNFHPHEVAFLLIDYKGGGMANLFRNLPHLVGTITNLDRAQSMRALASIKAELQKRQRLFGEHNVNHINQYQKLYKQGEASEPMPHLFLISDEFAELKSEQPDFMKELVSTARIGRSLGIHLILATQKPSGVVDDQIWSNSNFKLALKVQNEGDSNEILKTPDAAEITLPGRAYLQVGNNEIYELFQSAWSGADYVPDKQDHEFVDTTIYAINELGQYDILTEDLSGLDNKQEIEKTPTELDAVIDYIAEYTEAQQIEQLPRPWLPPLPERIKAADLHPVNYEEEWQKPKPALQATIGLLDQPELQSQSPLTLNLGKDGHAAVFSSPGYGKSTFLQTVVMDLVRQHNPEQLHVYLLDFGTNGLLPLKQLPHVADTILVDEEEKVGKLIRLLSASMKERKQKLSQYGVANMEMYEKASGDNVPNTVIVIDNFDSVREADFSDEFEKLVTQIAREGASIGIHLVISAGRQSAMKMPLLSNIKTQIPLYLIEPTEARSIVGKTDIEIEEIPGRGLIKLEDPALFQTMLPAEGEETLEVIDAIQQTAKEMNEHWQGDRPEEIPMVPERLAYEDFIKRSKTQKLISEGGIPFAVDFEAVEPVALDVEKDQNTLVLGDNMDGIEQTFLTILTSMSANEHIDIGLIDNDSLRFAAHKQHTNIYADGEISMEEMAGQLQQLFEAREDAFREIQSSTGGQATVNDFLEEIRPIIVLVTDASHVIDSMSLTTQTTIAKLVENGPRMGIHFVIGAVHSAIDRLYDDVTQAIKKQKNGVLLSRITDQNILEVANRPYREQSLEAYEAYYIQQGKSEKIKVAAPLIKRSEKDVLVF
- the esaA gene encoding type VII secretion protein EsaA gives rise to the protein MKKLDKRWLLFLLLILILGSSLSYLALNRQTAESETKETENTQRMAIALVNEDKGASLSGEALAFGDAFVESINNRDDHDWFVVSRGVAESGLERNTYDMMIVIPDDFSEKALSIESENPEQVVLNYKINASDNEQIKTEAEKTASNILNDFNRRIIDVYFASIVGNLQDAQDNIGEIISKQAVYTQTFNTEIHNPLENYTSQFGAIKDNTQISKDSFTGFQDIVKDFETQLAENAELDENYRSGMQDVFQLAENNSSQTLDFSQSINQFDESLNQYDVEQQLENLKQANININNQFAQQDNSQTEEPPVTTFMLSRQSVSQAPTNNIKLGAAALQQHLQESLAKVEATQLEIESRLNPDNEGGYTGKVKASISSYLDEAFEGESEPLDNLLEAQDNKARNYIKNQISKLPTLDPNKLKDFGLTEDTLKDIRKTIKITKIFDPDFSLPPDSENTLEEHITDVKNHLISNGVEVFDAVHIPKNENDGQVFTLELPEGNPEFEVTNLQLKLPGKKDFQNYTDVYRDTGKVNLSPNEEGKFNIKVTLKLKENSTIDIYQPIKWTWNLTQKNITKEDEPNTAFLQEKNVSLVASTTVSNTEGESVQSETEMIQEDAEVNQNDNSSEQGAAEVTDSESEVSDNPEEPETEETKNSEEPETEEPGSGNEEKPNDKTEEETEVEVVEIINNQINRTVLTPVEKMDDTTKLLFNGAINKVAPYYKLYSAFEAYYGFDISSDGFLDKLKDSDSLHELATEESLYYLFNEKDIKDLLKDYIVEKIVDDVTAEIRQPWDNLHSRITAYQFQVQQAKRNADKLVERINTTAKEAERLNKNLAATLADVEAWRENSLQLLESNKQLQTNQEEEQTAIMALDQEFQPLLTASQSLSEQAQGNLNSAETVYDTFDQIDEQATEIQESGTDLVSQAETLSVDMTNKLLADQEFAENFKGVLANSRVGERQNEELYDFLSNPVQASNQGTMSKVGTTTTKNTFTPYYLVLICFIVVLFTAYVISTINQKRREGNPFEAEKTLAGLNAPITLVTAGIGVLEGLVIGVVSGYSMGLTDKALLLLTGVIILLITGMLLLATYLLRQLKMIGMFLLLMVLSLYLFGKNAFGSGVAGIDYLKTYSPLHYVESLLLEIWQGTANYQLSLFIIIAVAVLGVLANLFVLHRADNEGDMDDESDAEAG
- the essB gene encoding type VII secretion protein EssB, translating into MKEKTLQFEHLSLPFVIEKNSWHLKLPKSQTNIKDIRQMDLMQQPSEYLCPLTVEEEADAFQFDFQVNSRRKRWKQILKLQRNEKLRLLCNLGKLESYLSTRITVFLHPDNVVFDDNLMPVVVYRGIRGLVPPYEMEESSFLKQYKCFIIALFSKKYDFDQLYNGSLNDVKETDFQRKVSEIDDLEELHAYLLESYEEEQRKTEKTMSVVPTKRFKLFKQLSIGMIVAAVLLAVPVVYYGLLKVPFQDDLLAAHGEYLASSNSGVISTLEDADPEKLPQQTKYILANAYINVENLSESEKEVILKNVSLKSDENYLLYWIYNGRGDFDQALETAKYIDDPQLIMYGLIKKIEQAKNNPDLSGTERDELVNELQDELNRYREEYNLDSDEAGDAIQDNADTEPEEQPASDTQSEQEEQQEQQENDSQEQTENKDE
- the essA gene encoding type VII secretion protein EssA, producing the protein MKATQKLGKHSFFLAAALLVLTTYAAPAVYAESDGSLKMKVDRIKQENKENQSNKETELDKVFPDLFAEETFTAIKQVEEKNNQSMEALEEELFTMEEEPVTTLHATRNALFEETYTVTASTTADAEEIQADEESSGVGSTVLMVLTGAVLLLSGGLYIMMQKTLG
- a CDS encoding EsaB/YukD family protein translates to MAKDTHINVTMDFSKRIDGGGVYDLRIPSQVSVKQLLQYVMETLNLASEENSRSSIKVVTKNLLIADDDMLIDYPVTDGDILLVL